The sequence ATGCAAAAATTGGCTACAAGAAAGCTTATATCTCTCCTTGTAATCTTCTATAACAATTTTAAACTAACTTTTTCTACATACAGCATGTTGTTTCCTAGATGAGGCGATGAAATTCTTTATGCAGCAAGGTTTTccagtatatttcaaaataccttaTTGTGAATGTTTTTGAAATGTGTAATTACTATCTGATTACCATATGTTAAAAATTTTAccaaaggaatgtaaaatatTGGATTAGATAGTAAAATAGAATAAGCACTCCATAAGAAATGTTTTTCCTAAGAATGGAATATGTCTGGGTTTAGAAGATTGGATGGATAAAGCTCTCAACAGTAATGATACAGTAACACAACTGAACCAAAATTCAATTCATCAACAAATGAGATAACCAAGTTTATTGCTCATTGTGCACATAACCTAACCTATGTgttacatttcctttctttcttgtgaagtatcttttatttttgctatatCTATAAAGAATTCTTCAAGGTGTGGCTATTTTAACACCATCAATTAATGCAGTAGTAATGAGTAATTCTTTAATGtagtaatttttattcttttgacttAAAGTACAGAGTATGACTCCTACCctgctttgtttttaaatctgttaGAGACTTTGTTTTCAAATCTATTAGAAATCACAAAAGATAGTTATAAGAAAAAGTTACACAAACAGATAGTATTCCAAACCCAACGTGTaacttgtttttcctttctcagcATCAGGCATATATGCTGGCAATAGAAAATCTCCTATAAACAAATATAACCAAGCTTTGAAGCAGTCATGATGATATTCATCTTTTCAGGTTCACCATGGCTGATGCCTGGGTGGTGCTTGGAGAGAGTAAGAAGCCGCCTGCCTGCAGCTCCTAGGCCAGGAGCCTGGTCAGGTGCTCCACACATCTCCTCTGTTGCTATATCTTCACAAGAAGCCTCATGATGGGGTCTTCCCTGTGGCACAGACAAGATACCTGGAACTCAGAGATCCACCCCTTCCCAATTCCACAGCAAGCCTGGAACCAGTGCTTTCTGTTTCATGGAAATGATCAATAGCCAATCTGATACTGTTAATAAACTTTTTACAAAACTATCAGCCAGAAATAATCACCTTTTGGGGTTTCAATTTTcggtgtttttgttttcctgttttctcacATGTAACCATTGTGTAATACAGATCAGACTTTTTTTAACGGTTGGCTCACATAATTTGCCTTATGTTTACAGAGAAAACAGAGCCTACCAAGCGTGAGTAGACACGTACATAAGATGAATAGTAATTATGGATTCTGTAGAATTAACAGACGTATAAAATATTGGCTgttgtggtagctcatgcctataatcctagcactctggaagGCAAAGGgctgcagatcacttgaggtcaggagtttgagaccagcctgggcgacggagcgaaacccatctctactaaaaacacaaaaaaattactgggtgtggtggcatgtgcctgtagtcccagctacttgggaggctgaggtgggaggccgaggctgcagtgagctgagattgaaccactgcactccagcctgggcaaccagagtgagactatggctcagaaaaaaaagaagaagaagaagtataaaatgttcatactggggcctgatgcagtggctcactcctgtaatcccagcactttgggaggctgaggcaggtggatcacttgaggtcaggagttcaagaccagcctggccaatatggcaaaaccctgtctctactatatatatatatattttgtaattagctgggcatggtggcttgtgtctgtaatcccagctacttgggacgctgaggtgagagaaagaactccttgaatctgggaggtagaggctgcagtgagttaagattgctccactgcaccccagcctgggtgacagagtcagactccatctcaaaaaaaaaaaaaaaaagttcagaatgGGGCACACTCTTCAACAACAGCATTTAAATTTGAATGAGTAGTTTACggttttactgaatttgtttccaGGTATTTTTCCACCAAATAACAGTGTGCCTATTTGACTAGCAATTAGTATGTGGTCGTGGCTCAGCAACTCTCCTGCCatgtccctgccctgcccctcagCCCTCCTCTGTtcacctttccttctctcttcattGCTTTCCTGCAGCCCAGTCTTTTTTTCCTGGTGTCCCCCAGCTGCTAAAGTCGGGCTCGTTTATAGGCATTGGCtgaaacaatgtttccaaagtgGGGTCCTTCATATCCTAGATATGCAACATGCAAATAAATgcctaattaaaagaaaatttggatAGTACTGATTTGTGTAAAGTTTCCTTTACTGCAGGACTTTGTAGTGCTTTCTCATAGTCCATTTTGTGtcgctataaaggaatacctgaggctgggtaatttttaaagaaaaaaaagcatacttGGCTGATAATTCTGGTGACTGGAAAGCTCAAGATTGGGCATTGGCAGCTGGGGAgaacctcaggctgcttccactcatgatgGAAAGTGAAGGGGAGCCGCTGTGTGCAGAGAACCCGTGGCCTGACAGGAgcaaggggcaggggaggggccaggctctttttaacaactagCTCTCAAGaaaactaatagagcaagaactcactcccaccacctcccaggaAGGGCATTAATCTGTTcctgagggatccacccccatgacccaaacacctcccattagccTCCATCGCCAACATTGAGGAtcgaatttcaacatgaggttcagagaggacaAATATCCGAACCACAGCATGCTTGTATAGTGATTCTAAAAAAGGGGGCTTAATCGTTATGTTCCCAAAGCTGGTAGACCAAGGAAGCCTTTTTTCACATTGGAACGTATAGCTGTAGAGCTGTGGGTACATgcaaggatggagggagggcagAGAGTGAGCTACTGAACCAGAGTGTGGCTGGGTTTGCGGAGGGCAGATAGAAACCGTCTCTATCTGGAAGAAACTTTCCAAGAGATTCCAATATGCCACCTTTCTCCTCCTCACTCtccttagttaaaaaaaattctgatggtCCCAAAAATTCAAGGTACATGAGAATTCTCAgagtttgttaaaatgcagatctaCAAGCTGCACTCGTACAGATTTATTATACTCAGGGTGAAGTCCAAGAATTACATTTGAAACTTGCCTCTCAACTGGTTCTGAAACAGATGATCCCAGAAGCCTCATTTTAACAACTACTGCTCTAGAAGGTATTAAGGACAGTAAATACTGCATTGTCTAAATATAATCAAATGCCAAAAAGTTAGCTTATGCCTCATAATAGTAGGAAGTAAATAAGACAATAGGTCTGCTTTAgctttggggaaaataaaaattttaattctatatGTCCACAATTATGTatctataaatcaataaataaacattttaaaattcaaattattttagtttcaaagttaaaaaaacctgcaaagtttcttttttaaaattcaatttcttcTGAAAAAAGTAATTCTTCCTAAAAGAAGAATTTACACAATGACTTTGGTAGGCTATGGGATATTAAAAACAGAGTAACCCCTAGTCTTCAACTTAAAGAGGCTCACATtcaaatagaataatataatatCAAACTAATATGAGTTTCAGTGTGAGGTGTGCTGTAGGAAGAaaaaaacgctatctgtgttcaACAGAGAAAGAAATCATCAATGAACGATATCATCAAATCAAAAAGCCTAACAATAACTCCAAGTAAatcacatttaataaaattttaattttattaatatgtaaaaGACTACACATCTTTCACGTATGATATAAATATTGTAGCTATTATTTCCTGGCAGTTTATGTTGTTAGATATATAAATggatttataagaaatatttaaactcCAGACACTCTACTTACTACCCACTACTGTGACGTTTTCTACAATGGCAAATAGTAGAAGGAAATATCACCTGGCCACGTTTTTCTATCCTCCTACACAGCAACAAAGATCTTAGAAATCTGCTCTCAAATGTCATTTCCAGCAATAAAACTGAaggccaaagaaaaaaattgccattAAAAAGGAATTGTTTTAATCCTAGGTTTTCCTAACCAATATGTGATTGGAAAGTTGTTTCCTGGGACTGGGTCATTCCAGGCAAAGAGAACCCCACAGTGGGTGATTCTGTTGACTTCTGCACAGAAGCAGCTCAATAAATAGGCTCCTGCAGAAAGGCCACAATTCCTACAAGAAATACTGTGAATGGGCAGAAACTCATTCCTCTAAGTTAGCTTTGGCATCTCAGAATAAGTGTTTATGATCCTGCTAGCTAGCAGCCCCATGCCCAACAGACGTCTGGTCATACATATAACCTGCCAAATCTACTTGGTGAAAAATCATATATAACCTTTTCACTTTGACCTCTCCCCAAACTAACAgttttcagtaaaataaatagCTTCAAGTAACCCTgcaaataacataataaaaatattaaaatggaagaCGATGGCTATGTTCATCTGTttgactgtagtaatcatttcTTGTGCCtacatataacaaaatatcatgttgcacactttaaatatatacaacaaaaaatgattttttaaaaaaagtacccATCCATACCCTCCTCCCAGGTGATATGCAAAGCagcaaaaatttattattatttatgtgaaAGAAATTGTTACTCACCAGGTATAACTGTCTAAGTGGGCAGATATAATAGTCACAGACTTGCAATAGAGAGAATTGGGGCTGTACAAATCAAATCCCACTATTATGCAAGCCCCTGCAGTATTTAAGTATGTctagttttttttaagtttcatcaGATCTGTGGGGATATTTGCAAAGTGAATTTATGGTTTAAGACGCATCTGAACGCATAAATAACCGAACTGCAAAGACAGTACAAAGGAAGGGGGCCTAGATGGATGAATAGAATTCCAGCAGGCAGAGGTAAGAGAAGTGCATTTCAGGAGAGGGAGGAATAGCGTTAAGCACAGGCAGAATGGCCTCTGTAAGGAGGGGGTACCAAGCCTGGGACTGGCACAGAGGCACTTACAGTAGCTCCTGAGAGCTGCCGAAAGGTAAGAGGAGGTGGCACAAAAGGACTTGAATATCTGCCTTTCTTTCCAAGGAAGCTAGGACCTTCCTGGAAAATCAAGAGAAACCACAGCAGATTTATGACCAGGAAGAGACCAGCCCCATGCTACTTATTAAGCACGTTGATTTGCCATTGTTCAGCATAACCTCATCAAAACCCCTTCACATTCTCTCCTTAAGCTCCACGTCAGTGAGGTTTTATATTAAAACAGCAACAGCAAGCACAACAACACAAATCTGACTCCAGAAAGCCTGTAGAAATAAGGTAAACATTTACTGAAATCTCTTGAAAAGGCAGAGGTAGCAAAAGAAACATCATATACATCAATACTTGCTAACAGTCCCCTTACACTGCTGCCTCCCACATCTCACGCCAATTTCCTTTCTGTCAAAAACTGAACCTCCTCTCTACTCCCACCACGGCCCTGTTCTCAGCCTTCTGAATCTGTTTTCCTTTCAGTGGGTGAGTGCTCTGATGTTTCTTTCCTTTGGCAGGGTTTGAGGTATGGTCCCTTGTTTGTGCCATCCTGCTGGTGGCGCAGTGACCAAAGAcaaagggaggaggaaagaggaatgAGAGAGCAGGAGCGAAGGTTACTGGGAATTCTTATCCCAGTAGGACACACTGTCAGGGGCACTAATAGAGTTGGAGATGATCGAGAAGGTCACCGTAAAACTCTCAAGAGGGTCTGAACTAGAGTGGTGGGAAGGACACTAAAAAGGAAGACCCAGATTCGAGAGACATCGCAGGCAGGAATTATGAACTGAATTGTGCTCCTCAAGCACAATGGTCAACAATGTTGCCCATCCCAACGACCTCAGCTGTGTGTTAAATTGCTAAATGACAGGACGGATACAGGCATGAACAAATGGGCTGTGAGAAGGAAGGAGGGCCAAGGACGGTGAATCAGGAGTGTTCCTGGGAACCTAACACAGTCCCCCACTCTCCGCACTCCTCGGGGCATGCTGTCTGGTCCCTCCTGCCTCAGGGTTTCCTGGTTACTACTCCCTCTACTTGGaaatgatccccccacctccagcTCACATCTGCATTTAGGGAAGTTGCCTGGCCTACAGAAAAAGGCAGACAGAGCAAGTGCAGGGGCAGCAAAGATTTCTGAACCTAGAACAGGTACGTTAGGCCTGGGTGATGGTGCTTATTACGTCACTACAGAAATATGGGGCCATCATTCCAGGCACATCTGGCAGAGATGAGAGTCCTTGGCCTCCCGGACCTGCGAGATATTTTCCTCCTGAATGAACGATAACCCCTGCCACCTGCTGAGTGCACCCCGTGAGAACATCCAGATAGGCCCTTGTCCTCTATATTCTCATGTCCCTGTTTGTCCCTGATCCATGTGCAAGTACTCCATTCACAGACTCAGATACGGATGTCATGAGCCACCCTTTTCTCCCCTTGTGAATGTAGTATAGCAATCAAAAAATTAGACAACTACAAACAGTCACAGAAAGCAATGGCTTTAAGGGTGCCCACAGGGCACTTTCTGTCTGACTATATTGTTGTTTAAAACTTCAGATGGTTGCCGCTTTTAACtatggccgggcatagtggctcatgcctgtaattccagcactttgggaggccaaggcaggcagatcacttgaggtcaggagttcgagaccaccctagcgcaacatggtgaaatcccatctctactaaaactacaaaaaaataaaaattaaaattagccgggcgtggtggtgcgcctgtaatcctagctacgtgggaggctgaggcaggagaatggcttgaacccgggaggcggaggttgcaatgagccgagatcacgccactgcactccagcctgggagacaggagcgaaactccgtctctaaataaataaataaaatgttgttttatCCCTTGTAACTCACTTCAGTAAGTCTTCACTGTCTGAATCAAAGAGAAAAGATCTGTTGAATGAAACAGAAGGTCTGAATGAATGTGTGCCCTCCATGTTTCTGTACTTTGAGAGCCTTTCTCCCAGTCCTTTCACATTCCAAAGTGACATTTTATTCTCtgagataaatattttaggctgacAATAATTTTAAGTCAAAGTGCATGATCTGTGTGCACCATTGCTGCATGGCCGTGCTGCGGACACTGACCCTGTGCCCTCCCCTCCTGAGGGCTCCCCAGTGGCCGGCTGGACTGAGAGGCTCTGCCCGGGTTGTCCACACACCAGCTGggcagcccacctcagcctcccaccttctCCATCCCCTCCCCAGGGCAGGACACCCTGCTCACTTAGTGCAGGTGTGCACCAGCGCCTCCTTCCACACCCAGGTGTGTGGGAGAGTGCAGACACTGCTGTCTGCTCCTCTGGGTGGCCTCCGCCCTCTGCATGGTGACAGACAGGAACTCGAAGAAAGTTTGTGGAGTGAATAAGTACATATTTATATCACAACTATTGTGAAAGAAAAATCATACTAAGAAGCCCTTGTTTGCTTTCTTAGCCATAAAGCCTGAGGAGAAGGGATCAGGAGCTGTGGTCCCACGGCCAGCCGCTAGCTGCGGGGCATCCCCAGGCCACCCTAGGCCCTCTCCTCTTCCCAAGCCCGGTGGAGGCCACCAAATGTCCCTGCAGAGGGGCCCTTCTGTCCCAGCCTCGCCGGCAGCTTCACCTTGCTCTGCTCTTGCTGGGTGTGAACAGAAACGTGTGAGGAGCTTCTCGCTTCTGTCCCCACCTTCCTTTCCTGCGTgtcctgccctcctccctccagcGCTGCCCCAAGTGCCCGGCCGCCCCCTCGGACCTCCTTTTCCAGGGGCTTTTCCCTGTTCCCCGTATTCACACGACTTCTTCTCTGCCTGTGGATGTCTCATGACCCTCTAGAGCAGCGACTTTTTCCTCCCTCATTCCTTCCACTCCCCTCGGGCATCTAAGTAGCAGGAACCTGACTGTCCAAAGTTGATTTGGGAGCAGCCGGCTGCCCTTCTAAAATGATCTAGGAAAGGTGCCAGTAACATAAGCCGCCGCCTGCTGAAACTGGCGCGTCCTCAGCCACTCGCTGCGGCCAGCGTGAAGGGGAGGGGAACGGGGCATTCCTGGCACGGTCAGGTGTCTACGGACAGCAATCTTAGTTAATTCTCAAAACCCCGGAAGATCCAGAAATGGGGTGCTGACAGGGACCTAACCTGTCCACCACCCCTCGGTCGGTGGGACTGAAACCCATGTCTTTGAGCTGCTTTACCAGTTTATTTCCAAAAAGTCCTCCCACACCTGAGAAGGGACATAGAAAGCTGGTCCCATTGCCAGCCGGATTTCTTTACTTAACTCTCAACCGTGGTAAATCTAATTCGCTTACGACCTCTTTCCGAGAGCTGGGAATCTGCAGAGATGCTCTGTTTTCTGCTGTACTAATCTCAGGCTTCCCAAAGCGAGTGCCTCGCCCAGCTCCTAGGGGAATCCACGGAGCCCCAGGCGCAGGGCAAAGGATGGGGCGGGATGGGGACATCGTACCTGCGCTCTGGGAGCCGCTGGGAGTCCGGCCGGCCCCGGCCGCGGGGAGGAAAAGCAACGGCTTGGGCTCCTTATCCGTGACGCGCGCTCCCCTGCGCCCCCGGGGCCTCCCGTGGGCTCCGTGCGGGGACAAAGCCAGCGCCAGCAGGAAGAGTGCGGGCAAAGGGGCGCCGGGCTTAAGGGGCCGCATGTTCGCAAGCCGGGAGGAGAGAGCGGAAGACTCGGGGAGGATCCCGACGCAGGTCCGGAGGGTGCGCGGCCCAAGAGAAGGCCAGCGGGACCACAGCGCGGCTACGCGGCCGGCCGCAGTCTTCACCGCGCGCCTGCTCTTGTCTACGTCCCGGGGGTCGGCTGGAGCTGCACTGGGACTCGGTCCTCAGTGTGCCGAAGCCTAAGCGCTGCGGGGCGCGGGGCGGGAACGGGAGGCGGTGCCTGGGGCCACGGGGTCGTCCCCCAGGATGAGGGCGTGTCCCAGCGCGCGGGACCCTCGGAAGTCCGCGCTGGGCCGGGCGGGCACCAGCCTCGGACTCAGCGGGTCTCAGGGCTCCCTGCGCAACGCCTGCCTCGGATCCAGACCCCGGGCTCGCTCTCTGGTCGCCGTCCCCGGGAGGACCCAGTAGGGTAACTGCCGCGTCGCCCCGGCGGTTCTCCCTGGGCTCTGTCTCCCGCCGCCCCCACCCCCGAGCCTCGGGGTCCGTCACGGCTTCCCCTGGCTGGCGGGGTCAGTAGAACCCGCGGCGCCTAGGTCCGGACGGAAAAAAGCAGGGCCGGGGTGCGGCCTGGATGAGCGGAGATCTCCACGCCTTGGGCTCAAAGGTGCGGGGTGCGCTCTGCTGCCGAGCCCCTGCTCGCTCAGGAACACTGGCCACGCCGTCACGCCAGCCGCCCCTGCCCCAGGTCTGGAGGCCCGACCTGCCCTCCTAGGTGCAGCACCGCGTTCTCTTCCGCGTGGGGGAGCGGCGGGCGGAGGAGGTCTGGGGCTGGGCACCGGGGACACACGCCcagctgccctggcctcccagggGGGAGTGGCCGGTTTCAGTGCTTCCCCAGGTGAAATCGCCAAGGTCGACCAGTGCGCCCAAAAAAGCAGCCGGCTGGATTTTTCCTCAAATTAGGGAACTCTTATAAAGAGTTTTAGTGTTAacaacttaaaaaatgaaat comes from Pan troglodytes isolate AG18354 chromosome 7, NHGRI_mPanTro3-v2.0_pri, whole genome shotgun sequence and encodes:
- the ALKAL1 gene encoding ALK and LTK ligand 1 isoform X2; this translates as MRPLKPGAPLPALFLLALALSPHGAHGRPRGRRGARVTDKEPKPLLFLPAAGAGRTPSGSQSAEIFPRDSNLKDKFIKHFTGPVTFSPECSKHFHRLYYNTRECSTPAYIS